The following proteins come from a genomic window of Frankia casuarinae:
- the rodA gene encoding rod shape-determining protein RodA — MVDEAGPTALRSSPVPIRGRIGHLRERASGPHSPLRRLDWPLQLCVIALSVLGALLVWSATRQRLSEAGSDPNTFLDRHLLNLAIGLVLGAVATVIDYRAVRAYAPFVYLGSLVGLVAVLLFGSTINGAHSWIVLPAGFQLQPSEFAKMALVVGAAMILGEKHEDRHTGVRRGAPGHGDVLLVLGLAVVPIGLIMLQPDFGTVMVLVFTTLGMLAVSGAPRRWVLGLILCGVLFGGAILQFHLLKPYQEARLTSFVSENKASSGTGYNVDQAMIAIANGGISGRGLLHGQQTQGQFVPEQQTDFVFSVAGEELGYLGGGGIIVLLGVVLWRALSIGFGSQDSFGALVATGVVSWFTFQAFVNIGMCLGIMPVTGLPLPFLSYGGSSMFANMIAVGLLQNVRLRSRSDPYAS; from the coding sequence GTGGTAGACGAAGCGGGACCCACCGCACTTCGATCGTCTCCGGTGCCCATCCGGGGGCGGATCGGGCACCTGCGGGAGAGGGCTTCCGGGCCCCACTCGCCGCTGCGCCGGCTCGACTGGCCGCTGCAGCTCTGCGTCATCGCGTTGTCCGTTCTCGGTGCTCTGCTGGTCTGGTCGGCGACCCGCCAGCGGCTCAGCGAGGCGGGCAGTGATCCCAACACCTTCCTCGATCGGCACCTGCTGAACCTGGCCATCGGGCTGGTGCTCGGCGCGGTTGCGACCGTCATCGACTACCGGGCGGTGCGGGCCTACGCGCCCTTCGTCTATCTCGGCTCGCTCGTCGGGCTCGTCGCGGTACTCCTGTTCGGTTCGACGATCAACGGCGCACACTCGTGGATTGTGCTGCCTGCCGGCTTCCAGCTGCAGCCGTCCGAGTTCGCCAAGATGGCGCTCGTGGTCGGCGCGGCGATGATCCTCGGTGAGAAACACGAGGACCGGCACACGGGAGTCCGGCGCGGCGCCCCTGGCCACGGTGACGTGCTGCTCGTGCTCGGGCTCGCCGTGGTCCCGATCGGCTTGATCATGTTGCAGCCGGACTTCGGTACCGTCATGGTTCTGGTCTTCACCACCCTCGGCATGCTGGCGGTCAGCGGCGCGCCGCGCCGATGGGTGCTGGGGCTGATCCTCTGCGGTGTGCTGTTCGGCGGCGCGATCCTCCAGTTCCATCTTCTGAAGCCGTACCAGGAGGCCCGGCTGACCTCGTTCGTCTCCGAGAACAAGGCATCGTCCGGCACGGGCTACAACGTCGACCAGGCGATGATCGCGATCGCCAACGGCGGAATCTCCGGACGGGGCCTGCTGCACGGCCAGCAGACCCAGGGCCAGTTCGTCCCGGAACAGCAGACGGACTTCGTGTTCAGTGTCGCGGGGGAGGAGTTGGGATATCTCGGGGGTGGCGGAATCATCGTGTTGCTCGGCGTGGTTCTGTGGCGGGCCCTGTCGATCGGCTTCGGCTCGCAGGACTCCTTCGGCGCGCTCGTCGCCACCGGGGTCGTCTCCTGGTTCACCTTCCAGGCGTTCGTCAACATCGGCATGTGCCTGGGCATCATGCCGGTCACCGGCCTGCCGTTGCCTTTTCTCTCCTACGGCGGTTCGTCGATGTTCGCAAACATGATTGCTGTCGGACTCCTGCAGAACGTGCGGCTGCGATCCCGATCGGACCCGTATGCCTCCTGA
- the rpmA gene encoding 50S ribosomal protein L27 — MAHKKGASSSRNGRDSNAQRLGVKRFGGQYVKAGEIIVRQRGTHFHPGDLVGRGKDDTLFALSPGHVRFGHRRGRRVVNVVAEAAVPA, encoded by the coding sequence ATGGCGCACAAGAAGGGCGCGAGTTCCTCGCGCAACGGGCGGGATTCGAACGCGCAGCGGCTGGGCGTGAAGCGCTTCGGCGGCCAGTACGTGAAGGCCGGCGAGATCATCGTCCGTCAGCGCGGGACCCATTTCCACCCGGGTGATCTGGTCGGGCGCGGCAAGGACGACACGCTGTTCGCGCTCTCGCCCGGGCACGTGCGGTTCGGCCATCGGCGGGGCCGTCGGGTCGTGAACGTGGTGGCCGAGGCGGCGGTACCCGCTTAA
- the rplU gene encoding 50S ribosomal protein L21 encodes MYAVVASGGKQHRVAVGDVVDVELLSGEPGAAVNLPALLLVDGESVTHDADALASVAVTAEVVGVVKGPKIRIHKFKNKTGYHKRQGHRQKLTRLKVTGIETGKA; translated from the coding sequence GTGTACGCGGTCGTTGCCAGCGGCGGCAAGCAGCACAGGGTCGCCGTCGGCGATGTCGTCGACGTCGAGCTCCTTTCCGGAGAGCCGGGCGCGGCCGTGAACCTTCCGGCGCTCCTGCTCGTCGATGGCGAGTCGGTCACCCACGACGCCGACGCTCTCGCGTCCGTCGCGGTCACCGCCGAGGTCGTCGGCGTCGTCAAGGGTCCGAAGATCCGGATCCACAAGTTCAAGAACAAGACCGGCTACCACAAGCGCCAGGGTCACCGCCAGAAGCTGACGCGTCTCAAGGTGACTGGCATCGAGACCGGGAAGGCCTGA
- a CDS encoding ribonuclease E/G — MEPADTTEADAPSTTPVGEPGPVDKPATVESVTVVPARDDTARDDTVEATEPVPARRTRAARSRRAVREVTEVPVAPPAEDAPPAEDAPPAEDAPPTEDAPRDVVSPDVAAKPKRTRARRAISGLMTPAAAVPDPAGSGTAAAGPVAAGPGDATILGPAMPDVGATGSVGVPAGSTAAVASAPDTPGPTDTSGPTDTPGPTEPESAQPGTDEPGVAEPAARESTAESRSAEPSSAEPSSAEPEAGSTRSAATRARRATAPTWAGIHNEPVVETMIRPVLRRPAAMVTFQAPEPAVVEARWRRAAELGSAATAVDAVAGTAFPSAERRHAEAPAHPRDEADVATDPDTTDPDTMGDLTGGEEDSEFDDDPDGGGSASTRRRRRGRRGRGRARGDEDGVESGPEDGAAAADDTGREGVAQDTDGVDGSSVAGQGTGSVPAVASDEGAETTPGAAEESAERDGEDEDDRLGGARRRRRRRRRAGGDEPALADDPPNTVVHVRETRKDEDLVRGLSGSTRLEAKRQRRREGRDSGRRRPPIVTEAEFLARRESVERRMVVRHAGERTQIAVLEDGVLVEHFVTRASSSSYAGNVYLGRVQNVLASMEAAFVDIGKGRNAVLYAGEVNYDASGLDGRPRKIEQVLKSGQSVLVQVSKDPIGHKGARLTSQISLPGRYLVFVPDGQNAGISRKLPDTERARLKSILKKITPEDGGVIVRTAAEGASEAELERDIERLAAQWEDIERKAKKASAPSLLYGEPDLVVRVIRDIFNEDFTELVVQGSGEAITIEEYIDTVAPDLRSRIRRYTGTGDVFAEYRVDEQLAKALDRKVWLPSGGSLVIDRTEAMTVIDVNTGKFTGKGGNLEETVTKNNLEAAEEIVRQLRLRDIGGIIVIDFIDMVLESNRELVLRRLTECLGRDRTRHQVAEVTSLGLVQMTRKRVGQGLLEAYSEPCVHCNGRGVVIHLDGGSGAHAAAGVPSGTIVSGAGQPTPVAVPAPAEGSGSGRRVRSSSASAVSASAVSTSAVDGPAIIAAASAEPTSASESEASGGPGEPIGSAASSTPDAAENVAVTAGEGAIATAGVTAADTVPAPEPAHAADSAAGPAGGAAAAAAPGLGAAGSPAGSNGHVPAGGGSGAGGLEEALPPVYANSDDPDSLATADNALSTVGKPARGRRRRASRPVSKPAESLESVPSAEPPSA, encoded by the coding sequence ATGGAACCGGCGGATACCACCGAAGCCGACGCTCCCTCGACCACCCCGGTCGGCGAACCAGGTCCGGTCGATAAACCCGCCACCGTCGAATCCGTCACTGTCGTCCCGGCCCGGGACGACACGGCCCGGGACGACACGGTGGAGGCCACCGAACCGGTGCCGGCGCGGCGCACCCGGGCGGCACGCAGCCGCCGCGCGGTGCGTGAGGTGACCGAGGTGCCGGTTGCCCCTCCCGCCGAGGACGCCCCTCCCGCCGAGGACGCCCCTCCCGCCGAGGACGCCCCTCCCACCGAGGACGCGCCGCGGGACGTCGTATCGCCGGACGTCGCTGCGAAGCCGAAACGGACCAGGGCCCGTCGTGCCATCTCCGGACTGATGACGCCCGCTGCCGCGGTGCCGGACCCGGCCGGGTCCGGCACCGCGGCGGCCGGGCCGGTCGCCGCCGGGCCTGGCGATGCGACCATCCTCGGTCCGGCGATGCCGGATGTCGGTGCGACCGGGTCCGTCGGTGTACCCGCGGGTTCGACCGCCGCCGTGGCGTCGGCTCCCGACACGCCCGGGCCTACGGACACATCCGGGCCTACGGACACGCCTGGGCCCACGGAACCGGAGTCCGCGCAGCCCGGGACCGACGAGCCCGGCGTCGCCGAGCCGGCGGCCCGGGAGTCGACCGCTGAGTCGAGATCTGCCGAGCCGAGCTCTGCCGAGCCGAGCTCTGCCGAGCCCGAGGCCGGCAGCACCCGGAGCGCGGCGACAAGGGCCAGGCGGGCGACCGCTCCGACCTGGGCCGGGATCCATAACGAGCCGGTCGTCGAGACGATGATCCGTCCCGTGCTCCGGCGACCGGCCGCCATGGTGACCTTCCAGGCTCCCGAACCGGCGGTCGTGGAGGCTCGCTGGCGGCGTGCCGCCGAACTCGGATCCGCCGCCACCGCGGTGGATGCCGTGGCGGGCACGGCGTTCCCGTCCGCCGAGCGGCGGCATGCCGAGGCACCGGCTCACCCCCGGGACGAGGCGGACGTGGCCACCGATCCCGACACGACCGATCCCGACACGATGGGCGACCTCACGGGCGGCGAGGAGGACAGCGAATTCGACGACGACCCGGATGGGGGCGGCTCGGCCTCCACCCGCCGTCGGCGCCGTGGTCGCCGTGGTCGTGGTCGGGCCCGGGGCGACGAGGACGGCGTGGAGTCCGGCCCGGAGGACGGCGCCGCGGCCGCGGACGACACGGGTCGCGAGGGTGTGGCACAGGACACGGACGGTGTGGACGGCTCGTCCGTGGCCGGGCAGGGAACCGGGTCGGTGCCCGCCGTCGCGTCGGATGAGGGCGCCGAGACGACCCCCGGCGCGGCGGAGGAAAGTGCCGAGCGTGACGGTGAGGACGAGGACGACCGGCTGGGAGGGGCCCGCCGTCGGCGGCGGCGGCGCCGTCGCGCCGGCGGCGACGAGCCGGCGCTCGCCGACGACCCGCCGAACACGGTCGTCCACGTCCGGGAGACCCGCAAGGACGAGGACCTGGTCCGGGGGCTGAGCGGGTCCACCCGTCTGGAGGCCAAGCGTCAGCGGCGCCGGGAGGGCCGCGACAGTGGTCGGCGTCGGCCACCGATCGTCACCGAGGCGGAGTTCCTGGCCCGGCGGGAGTCGGTCGAACGCCGGATGGTCGTCCGCCACGCGGGGGAGCGCACCCAGATCGCCGTGCTGGAGGACGGGGTACTCGTCGAGCACTTCGTGACCCGGGCGAGCTCGTCGTCCTATGCGGGCAACGTCTACCTCGGCCGAGTACAGAACGTGCTGGCCAGCATGGAGGCGGCCTTCGTCGACATCGGTAAGGGACGCAATGCCGTCCTCTACGCCGGCGAGGTCAACTACGACGCATCCGGGCTGGACGGTCGGCCTCGCAAGATCGAGCAGGTGCTCAAGTCCGGTCAGTCGGTCCTGGTCCAGGTGTCCAAGGATCCGATCGGGCACAAGGGCGCGCGGCTCACCAGCCAGATCAGTCTGCCGGGGCGGTACCTGGTGTTCGTCCCGGACGGACAGAACGCCGGGATCAGCCGCAAGTTGCCGGACACCGAACGAGCTCGGCTCAAGAGCATCCTGAAGAAAATCACGCCCGAGGACGGTGGGGTCATCGTGCGCACCGCAGCCGAGGGTGCCAGCGAGGCCGAGCTGGAACGCGACATCGAGCGGCTCGCCGCCCAATGGGAGGACATCGAGCGCAAGGCGAAGAAGGCGTCGGCGCCCTCGCTGCTCTACGGCGAGCCGGACCTGGTCGTCCGGGTGATCCGGGACATCTTCAACGAGGACTTCACCGAGCTGGTCGTCCAGGGCTCGGGTGAGGCCATCACGATCGAGGAGTACATCGACACAGTGGCTCCCGACCTGCGGTCGCGGATCCGCCGCTACACCGGAACCGGTGACGTCTTCGCCGAGTACCGGGTAGACGAGCAGCTCGCCAAGGCCCTCGACCGCAAGGTCTGGCTGCCCTCGGGTGGATCGCTCGTCATCGACCGGACCGAGGCGATGACGGTCATCGACGTCAACACGGGCAAGTTCACCGGCAAGGGCGGCAACCTCGAGGAGACGGTCACCAAGAACAACCTGGAAGCCGCCGAGGAGATCGTCCGTCAGCTGCGGCTGCGGGATATCGGTGGCATCATTGTCATCGACTTCATCGACATGGTTCTGGAGAGCAACCGAGAACTGGTCCTGCGCCGGCTCACCGAGTGCCTTGGCCGGGACCGTACCCGGCACCAGGTCGCCGAGGTGACCAGCCTCGGGCTGGTCCAGATGACCCGCAAGCGGGTGGGGCAGGGCCTGCTGGAGGCGTACAGCGAGCCGTGCGTGCACTGCAACGGCCGCGGGGTGGTCATCCACCTCGACGGCGGCAGCGGTGCACACGCCGCAGCCGGCGTGCCGAGCGGGACCATTGTGTCCGGTGCCGGTCAGCCGACTCCGGTGGCGGTGCCCGCGCCGGCGGAGGGGTCCGGGTCCGGTCGTCGGGTCCGCTCCTCGTCCGCGAGTGCCGTGTCCGCGAGTGCCGTGTCCACGAGTGCCGTCGACGGCCCCGCGATCATCGCCGCCGCGTCGGCCGAGCCTACGTCCGCATCCGAATCCGAGGCGTCCGGCGGACCTGGCGAACCCATCGGATCCGCCGCATCATCGACGCCCGACGCCGCGGAGAACGTCGCCGTGACGGCCGGCGAGGGTGCGATAGCCACCGCGGGCGTCACCGCCGCGGATACGGTGCCCGCGCCCGAGCCCGCGCATGCGGCCGACAGTGCGGCGGGGCCGGCGGGCGGGGCCGCAGCTGCCGCCGCCCCGGGACTCGGGGCAGCCGGTTCCCCAGCCGGGTCGAACGGGCATGTGCCCGCTGGCGGTGGCTCCGGCGCGGGCGGCCTCGAGGAGGCCCTGCCGCCGGTGTACGCCAACTCCGATGATCCCGACAGCCTCGCGACCGCGGACAACGCCTTGTCCACTGTGGGCAAACCGGCCCGGGGCCGACGACGGCGGGCCTCCCGGCCGGTGTCCAAGCCGGCCGAGTCGCTGGAGTCCGTGCCCTCGGCGGAACCCCCGAGCGCCTGA
- a CDS encoding TIGR03936 family radical SAM-associated protein produces MARRPEGPPPPPVVERVRLRFAKRGRLRFLSHRDVARTFERALRRAGVPMAYSAGFSPHPRISWLGAAPTGAASEAEYVELALAASVDPEALRVGLDAVLPPGLDVLACHRAEGGSLAERIDASRWSVRLPGASGPEVSAAVRELLRRDVVEVERATKDGRRRFDVRAAVVSAVCRAENDTCAILEMVVRHTTPAVRPDDVLTALGVVAGLRSSAPPESTRLEQGRLCEDGTVADPLAQDRNGAGRLVG; encoded by the coding sequence GTGGCGCGGCGACCTGAGGGGCCGCCGCCTCCGCCGGTGGTCGAACGGGTGCGACTTCGTTTCGCGAAGCGGGGCCGGCTGAGATTCCTCTCACATCGGGACGTGGCGCGAACGTTCGAGCGCGCATTGCGCCGCGCCGGGGTCCCGATGGCCTATTCGGCGGGATTCAGTCCGCATCCGCGGATCTCGTGGCTGGGTGCCGCGCCGACCGGGGCAGCCAGTGAGGCCGAATACGTCGAGCTGGCCCTGGCAGCCTCGGTCGATCCGGAGGCGCTGCGGGTCGGCCTGGACGCCGTTCTTCCGCCGGGGCTGGACGTGCTCGCGTGCCACCGGGCGGAAGGCGGCAGCCTCGCCGAGCGGATCGACGCCTCGCGGTGGTCGGTACGGTTGCCGGGTGCCTCCGGTCCGGAGGTCTCCGCCGCCGTGCGGGAGCTGTTGCGCCGCGACGTGGTCGAAGTTGAGCGGGCGACGAAGGACGGCAGGCGACGGTTCGATGTGCGCGCGGCAGTGGTCTCCGCCGTTTGCCGCGCAGAGAACGACACGTGTGCGATACTGGAGATGGTCGTGCGGCACACGACGCCCGCTGTACGACCAGACGACGTGCTGACCGCCCTAGGCGTGGTAGCCGGCCTGCGCTCGTCGGCGCCGCCCGAGTCCACCCGGCTCGAACAGGGCCGACTGTGTGAGGACGGCACTGTGGCGGACCCGCTGGCGCAGGACCGCAACGGCGCTGGCCGGCTGGTGGGTTGA
- a CDS encoding TIGR03960 family B12-binding radical SAM protein, whose amino-acid sequence MSGQSLFARLEPLLPRVRRPVQYVGGEGNSTVKPWDSAAVRWCLMYPDAYEIGLPNQGLQILYEILNEQPDVLAERTYSVWPDLEALLREHGLPQFTVDAHRAVGDFDLLGVSFATELGYTNLLTALDLAGISLHAAERTDADPLVVAGGHAAFNPEPIATFVDAVVLGDGEQAVLGITDVVRAWKAAGSPGGRGELLHRLACRRLVYVPAFYDVSYRPDGRIRSVTRNRDDVPARPSKHTLSDLDSWPYPKAPLVPLAETVHERMSVEIFRGCTRGCRFCQAGMITRPVRERNIATIGAMVDAGLRATGFSEVGLLSLSSADHTEIGEIATGLADRYEGANVSLSLPSTRVDAFNVTLANEFSRNGRRSGLTFAPEGGSERLRRVINKMVSAEDLVRTVSTAYAHGWRQVKLYFMCGLPTETDEDVLEIADLAREVIRAGRRVSGQRDIRCTVSIGGFVPKPHTPFQWVGQAPHEVTDARLKLLRDAVRADREVGRAIGFRYHDGRPGIIEGLLARGDRRVAAVIERVWRDGGRFDGWNEYFSFERWESACAAELEPLGVSLDWFTTRERDEREVLAWDHLDAGLDRDWLWADWQDALSGNELDDCRWTPCYDCGVCPTMGTDTQIGPTGRRLLPVLAVSNLQGPGSGQAERPQPAIQPDPATTPRLAPAPVGSGAAT is encoded by the coding sequence ATGTCCGGACAGTCGCTGTTCGCTCGCCTGGAGCCGCTGCTCCCGCGGGTGCGAAGGCCCGTGCAGTACGTCGGAGGCGAAGGCAACTCCACGGTCAAACCCTGGGACTCCGCGGCCGTCCGCTGGTGCCTGATGTATCCGGACGCCTACGAGATCGGCCTGCCCAACCAGGGACTACAGATTCTGTACGAGATCCTCAACGAGCAGCCGGATGTGCTCGCCGAGCGCACCTACTCGGTGTGGCCGGACCTGGAAGCGTTGCTGCGCGAGCACGGGCTGCCGCAGTTCACGGTGGACGCCCACCGCGCGGTGGGCGATTTCGACCTGTTGGGCGTCAGCTTCGCCACCGAACTCGGGTATACCAACCTGCTGACGGCACTCGATCTTGCCGGGATCTCGTTGCACGCGGCCGAGCGCACCGACGCCGATCCGCTGGTCGTCGCGGGGGGGCATGCCGCCTTCAATCCCGAGCCGATCGCCACGTTCGTCGACGCCGTCGTGCTCGGCGACGGCGAGCAGGCCGTGCTGGGCATCACCGACGTGGTTCGCGCCTGGAAGGCGGCCGGGAGTCCCGGTGGCCGGGGCGAGCTGTTGCACCGGCTGGCCTGCCGGCGCCTGGTGTACGTGCCGGCGTTCTACGACGTCTCCTACCGGCCCGACGGCCGTATCCGGTCGGTCACCCGCAACCGGGACGACGTGCCGGCCCGGCCGAGCAAGCACACGCTGTCCGATCTCGACTCCTGGCCGTATCCGAAGGCTCCGCTGGTCCCGCTCGCCGAGACGGTGCACGAGCGGATGAGCGTGGAGATCTTCCGCGGCTGCACCCGGGGCTGCCGGTTCTGCCAGGCCGGGATGATCACCCGTCCGGTGCGTGAGCGCAACATCGCCACCATCGGTGCGATGGTCGACGCGGGGCTGCGCGCGACGGGCTTCTCCGAGGTCGGCCTGCTGTCGTTGTCGAGCGCGGACCACACCGAGATCGGCGAGATCGCCACCGGTCTCGCCGACCGGTACGAGGGCGCCAACGTCTCGTTGAGTCTGCCGTCCACTCGGGTGGACGCCTTCAACGTCACGCTCGCGAACGAATTCTCCCGTAACGGCCGGCGTAGCGGGCTGACCTTCGCCCCCGAGGGCGGCTCCGAGCGGCTGCGTCGGGTCATCAACAAGATGGTCAGTGCCGAGGACCTGGTCCGCACCGTTAGCACCGCTTACGCTCACGGCTGGCGGCAGGTGAAGCTCTATTTCATGTGCGGCCTGCCGACCGAGACCGACGAAGACGTGCTGGAGATCGCCGACCTCGCCAGGGAGGTCATCCGGGCCGGTCGGCGGGTCAGCGGGCAGCGCGACATCCGCTGCACCGTGTCGATCGGCGGGTTCGTGCCCAAGCCGCACACCCCGTTTCAGTGGGTGGGGCAGGCGCCGCACGAGGTGACCGACGCCCGGCTGAAGCTGCTCCGTGATGCCGTGCGCGCCGATCGTGAGGTGGGTCGGGCGATCGGTTTCCGTTACCACGACGGTCGGCCTGGCATCATCGAGGGCCTGCTGGCCCGCGGTGACCGCCGGGTGGCTGCGGTGATCGAACGGGTCTGGCGAGACGGCGGCCGCTTCGACGGCTGGAACGAGTACTTCTCGTTCGAACGCTGGGAGTCCGCGTGCGCGGCGGAGCTCGAACCGCTGGGGGTGTCGCTGGACTGGTTCACCACCCGCGAGCGTGACGAACGCGAGGTGCTGGCCTGGGATCACCTCGACGCGGGCCTCGACCGGGACTGGCTGTGGGCTGATTGGCAGGATGCGCTGAGCGGGAATGAGCTCGATGACTGTCGCTGGACACCCTGCTACGACTGCGGGGTCTGTCCAACGATGGGCACCGACACCCAGATCGGCCCGACCGGACGTCGGCTGCTCCCCGTGCTTGCGGTGTCGAACCTCCAGGGCCCCGGGTCCGGGCAGGCCGAGCGACCGCAGCCGGCCATTCAACCCGATCCCGCGACCACGCCGCGGCTCGCCCCGGCTCCGGTGGGCAGTGGCGCGGCGACCTGA